In Chitinophaga sp. HK235, a single window of DNA contains:
- the budA gene encoding acetolactate decarboxylase, producing the protein MYSPLIALLMCCSPSADTTHQPLFTAGVASGLMGGLYEGFYPIDSLKTKGDFGLGAPDKIDGELLFLDGKAYQTQHTGKTAEVLPGQRTPFSMVNFFHTDMVFRVHQPMDKAALYHYLDSLLPNVNGMYAIHLKGKFTHLKTRAFPPVKEHPYPPLASMLDQQRFFSFDKCQGDLVGYRLPSYMDNTNIAGYHFHYLSDTKDAGGHIVDVVAEDVTITISILDSYTVQIPSTPAFDHFDFKKNRQEDIKSVERGSK; encoded by the coding sequence ATGTATTCCCCGCTTATAGCACTTTTGATGTGCTGTTCACCATCGGCAGATACCACACACCAGCCACTCTTTACCGCAGGGGTAGCCAGTGGATTAATGGGTGGCCTGTATGAAGGATTTTATCCGATAGATTCACTGAAAACAAAAGGCGATTTTGGATTGGGAGCGCCGGATAAAATAGATGGAGAGTTGCTATTTTTAGACGGAAAGGCTTATCAGACTCAGCATACCGGGAAAACAGCAGAAGTATTGCCCGGCCAGCGTACACCTTTCAGCATGGTCAATTTTTTTCATACGGACATGGTTTTCCGGGTACATCAACCAATGGACAAAGCTGCGTTGTATCACTACCTCGACAGCCTTCTACCAAATGTAAATGGAATGTATGCTATTCACCTGAAAGGTAAGTTTACCCACCTGAAAACAAGGGCTTTTCCGCCGGTAAAAGAGCACCCCTATCCCCCGCTGGCCAGTATGCTGGATCAACAGCGCTTCTTTTCCTTCGACAAATGTCAGGGTGATCTCGTGGGATACCGGTTACCTTCTTATATGGACAACACCAATATTGCCGGCTATCATTTCCATTATCTGTCCGACACTAAAGATGCAGGAGGGCATATCGTAGATGTTGTTGCGGAAGATGTAACCATCACCATCAGTATACTCGACAGCTATACCGTGCAAATTCCGTCTACGCCGGCATTTGATCATTTTGACTTTAAGAAAAACAGACAGGAAGATATTAAAAGTGTAGAGCGGGGTTCCAAATAA
- a CDS encoding TolC family protein: MPRRKYKYIGIACLSLTYAACKVPELVGKTADKTVPASYNNSQDSVNTAQVKWNQYFTDPYLVALIDTALKNNQELNIALQEIEISRNEVRARKGEYLPFVGIKGAAGLDKSARYTNIGAMEANTEIKPGKEMPDPLPDYLLGVYANWEVDIWHKLHNASKAAVARYLSTVEGRNFVITNLVAEIANSYYELLALDNQLAIVKKNMEIQHNALEIVKLQKEATRVTELAVRKFEAEVLNTQNLQYGILQKITETENRINYLLARYPQPVTRNGQRFDELVPASIHAGIPSQLLANRPDIKQAELALTAAQLDVKVARARFYPSLGISASFGYQAFNPGYLLRTPESMLYSLAGELVAPLVNRNAIKATYYSANATQIQAVYNYERTILNAYVEVANQLAKINNLEKSYDLKSQQVEKLTQSIDISNDLFKSARADYMEVLMTQRDALESKFELIETKKQQLNAMVNIYQALGGGWN; this comes from the coding sequence ATGCCAAGAAGAAAATATAAATACATAGGAATAGCCTGTCTTTCTTTGACCTATGCGGCCTGTAAAGTGCCGGAACTGGTTGGGAAAACAGCTGACAAGACTGTTCCTGCGAGTTACAACAACTCGCAGGACTCCGTCAATACCGCCCAGGTGAAGTGGAACCAGTATTTTACCGATCCATACCTGGTGGCCCTGATTGATACAGCGCTGAAGAATAATCAGGAACTGAATATTGCCTTACAGGAAATAGAAATATCCAGAAATGAGGTAAGAGCCAGAAAGGGTGAATATTTACCTTTCGTTGGTATAAAAGGCGCTGCTGGTTTGGATAAATCAGCCCGGTACACCAATATCGGCGCTATGGAAGCCAATACAGAGATCAAGCCGGGAAAAGAAATGCCTGACCCATTGCCGGACTATCTCTTAGGGGTATACGCCAACTGGGAAGTGGATATCTGGCATAAGCTGCATAATGCCAGCAAAGCGGCTGTGGCCCGCTACCTGTCTACGGTGGAAGGCCGGAATTTCGTGATCACCAACCTGGTGGCTGAAATCGCGAACTCCTACTACGAGCTGCTGGCATTGGATAACCAGCTGGCCATTGTAAAAAAGAACATGGAGATACAGCATAATGCCCTGGAGATCGTAAAACTGCAGAAAGAAGCCACCCGGGTAACGGAGTTGGCTGTACGTAAATTTGAAGCAGAGGTGTTGAATACACAAAATCTCCAGTATGGTATTCTGCAGAAGATCACGGAAACGGAGAACAGGATCAACTACCTGCTGGCCCGGTATCCGCAGCCCGTCACCAGAAACGGACAACGTTTTGATGAGTTGGTGCCGGCTTCCATTCATGCCGGTATCCCTTCACAGTTACTGGCCAACCGCCCCGATATCAAACAGGCGGAGCTGGCGCTGACTGCTGCACAACTGGATGTGAAGGTGGCAAGAGCCCGTTTTTATCCTTCTCTGGGCATTTCCGCATCCTTCGGTTATCAGGCATTTAACCCGGGCTATCTGTTAAGAACGCCGGAGTCCATGCTGTATTCATTAGCAGGAGAGCTGGTGGCTCCGCTGGTCAACAGGAACGCGATCAAAGCGACCTATTACAGCGCCAATGCTACGCAGATACAGGCTGTTTATAATTATGAGCGTACTATCCTGAACGCATATGTGGAAGTGGCCAACCAGCTGGCTAAGATCAATAATCTTGAAAAAAGCTACGATCTGAAATCCCAACAGGTGGAGAAACTTACCCAGTCGATTGACATTTCCAACGACCTGTTCAAGTCGGCCCGCGCTGATTACATGGAAGTGCTGATGACACAGCGTGATGCACTGGAATCGAAGTTTGAACTGATCGAAACAAAGAAGCAGCAGTTAAATGCGATGGTGAATATTTACCAGGCATTAGGCGGTGGATGGAATTAG
- a CDS encoding efflux RND transporter permease subunit produces the protein MFNIFMKRPVFAIVISLVIIFMGVLAINTLPTSQFPSIAPPRVIVSVAYPGASADVLVKSVLIPLEKSVNGVPGMKYMTSDATSAGEANIQVVFDLGTDPNQAVVNVKNRIEQVTNRLPELVQREGIVVNILQPNMLMYVNVYSKDPKADENFLYNFSNVNILRELSRVKGIGNAQILGSRQYAMRIWLKPDRMRAYNVSTDEVMAALGSQSVIGSPGRLGRSDGKRSEALEYVLTYQGRYNQPEQYKDVIIRANPNGELLRLKDIADVELGSEFYDIYSNLNNHPSSAIVLKQTYGSNASEVIKEVKAKLEELKGSFPPGMDYEISYDVSTFLDASIEKVIHTLAEAFVLVAIVVFLFLGDWRSTLIPTLAVPVSLVGAFFFMQLFGLTINLITLFALVLAIGIVVDNAIVVIEAVHAKMEEEHLSPYAATKKVLHEISGAIVAITFVMAAVFIPVSFMPGPVGIFYRQFSITMATSIVLSGIVALTLTPVLCAILLKNNHGQPKKKTPIDKFLDAFNRGFEKLTGRYTRLMEKIVNRRVITFGILLAFGLGIFGVGKTLPSGFIPSEDQGMIYAIIQTPPGSTLERTNDMARKVQEIAEHVDGIQSVSALAGYEVLTEGRGSNAGTCLINLKGWSERKHSVNQIIAELEEKCRDIPGATIEFFGPPAVPGYGAAGGFSLRLLDKTNGDDYKEMEKVNDEFMAALRKRKELTGLFTFYSANYPQYELQIDNQAAMQKGVSIGKAMDNLSILIGSTYELGFIRFGNFFKVYVQAAPEYRRLPDDLMNLYVKNNRDEMVPYSAFMSIKKTHGLNEITRYNMYNSSAIRGEPAAGYSSGEAIKIIQEVAAKTLPHGYGIDWEGLSKDESGRGNEALYIFLVVLFFVYLILAAQYESFVLPLAVVLSLPAGVFGSFLLLKVMGLSNDIYAQVGLIMLVGLLGKNAVLIVEFAAQRHRAGVSVYQAAIEGARTRFRPILMTSLAFIAGLIPLVFATGPGAIGNRTIGAASLGGMLIGTMFGVVLIPGLYYIFGSIAAKRKLIKDEDEKPLTERKIIILEEDTINARN, from the coding sequence ATGTTCAATATATTCATGAAAAGGCCTGTCTTTGCGATAGTGATATCCCTTGTCATTATCTTCATGGGCGTACTGGCCATTAATACACTTCCTACCTCACAGTTCCCTTCCATTGCGCCTCCAAGGGTTATTGTGAGTGTAGCCTATCCGGGGGCCAGCGCAGATGTGCTGGTCAAATCGGTACTCATCCCACTGGAGAAGTCGGTTAACGGCGTGCCAGGGATGAAATACATGACTTCCGACGCTACCAGCGCCGGTGAAGCAAACATACAGGTGGTTTTTGATCTGGGCACAGATCCCAACCAGGCTGTGGTAAACGTAAAGAACCGCATTGAGCAGGTAACAAACCGCCTGCCCGAACTGGTGCAGCGTGAAGGGATTGTGGTGAACATCCTGCAGCCCAACATGCTGATGTATGTTAACGTATACAGTAAAGATCCCAAAGCGGATGAAAACTTCCTGTACAACTTTTCCAACGTTAACATCCTGCGCGAGCTGAGCAGGGTAAAAGGTATCGGTAACGCCCAGATCCTGGGTAGCCGGCAATATGCCATGCGTATATGGCTGAAGCCAGACAGGATGCGCGCCTACAACGTGTCAACGGATGAAGTGATGGCCGCACTGGGAAGCCAGAGCGTGATCGGTTCTCCCGGACGTCTTGGCCGAAGTGATGGTAAACGTTCGGAAGCACTGGAATATGTACTCACTTATCAGGGCCGGTATAATCAGCCGGAACAGTATAAGGATGTGATCATCCGGGCTAATCCCAACGGAGAACTGCTGCGGCTGAAAGACATTGCAGACGTGGAGCTGGGTAGTGAGTTCTATGATATTTACTCCAACCTCAACAATCATCCTTCTTCGGCGATTGTGTTGAAGCAGACCTATGGCAGTAACGCCAGCGAGGTAATTAAGGAAGTAAAAGCGAAACTGGAAGAACTGAAAGGCTCTTTCCCGCCGGGGATGGACTATGAAATCAGTTATGATGTGTCCACTTTCCTCGATGCCTCTATAGAAAAGGTGATCCATACACTGGCCGAGGCTTTTGTGCTGGTGGCCATTGTGGTGTTCCTGTTCCTGGGTGACTGGCGTTCTACACTGATTCCTACACTGGCTGTTCCGGTATCACTGGTAGGGGCCTTCTTTTTTATGCAGCTTTTCGGGCTTACGATCAACCTCATCACCTTGTTCGCGCTGGTATTGGCGATCGGTATTGTGGTAGATAATGCGATTGTGGTGATTGAGGCGGTGCATGCCAAAATGGAGGAGGAACATCTTTCGCCTTATGCAGCCACCAAAAAAGTATTGCATGAGATCAGCGGTGCTATCGTGGCCATCACCTTTGTAATGGCGGCGGTATTTATTCCGGTGTCGTTTATGCCTGGCCCTGTCGGTATTTTCTACCGTCAGTTCTCCATTACCATGGCTACCTCCATTGTGCTCTCCGGTATCGTGGCTTTGACGCTTACACCGGTGCTTTGCGCTATCCTGCTGAAGAATAACCACGGACAGCCAAAGAAAAAAACACCGATCGACAAATTCCTGGACGCTTTCAACAGAGGATTCGAAAAACTAACGGGCAGGTATACACGACTCATGGAAAAGATCGTGAACCGCCGGGTGATCACTTTCGGTATCCTGCTGGCTTTTGGGCTCGGTATATTCGGTGTCGGCAAAACGCTTCCTTCAGGCTTTATCCCCAGTGAAGACCAGGGCATGATCTACGCTATTATCCAGACCCCGCCCGGTTCTACGCTGGAAAGAACAAACGACATGGCCCGGAAGGTACAGGAGATTGCAGAACATGTAGATGGTATTCAGTCTGTTTCCGCACTGGCAGGTTATGAGGTGCTGACCGAAGGCCGCGGCTCCAATGCCGGTACCTGTCTGATTAACCTCAAAGGCTGGTCTGAACGTAAACATTCCGTTAACCAGATCATCGCAGAGCTGGAAGAAAAGTGCCGGGATATTCCGGGAGCCACCATCGAATTCTTCGGACCACCGGCAGTACCCGGCTATGGGGCAGCAGGTGGTTTCTCACTGCGTCTGCTGGACAAGACTAACGGGGACGACTATAAGGAGATGGAAAAGGTGAACGATGAGTTTATGGCGGCATTGAGAAAAAGGAAGGAGCTGACCGGCTTATTCACTTTTTACAGTGCCAACTATCCGCAATATGAGCTGCAGATAGACAACCAGGCTGCCATGCAGAAAGGTGTTTCTATCGGCAAAGCGATGGACAACCTTTCCATCCTGATCGGTAGTACCTATGAGCTGGGCTTTATCCGGTTTGGCAACTTCTTCAAGGTATATGTACAGGCCGCACCCGAATACAGAAGGCTGCCCGACGACCTGATGAACCTGTACGTAAAAAACAACCGTGATGAGATGGTGCCTTATTCCGCTTTCATGAGCATCAAAAAAACTCATGGACTGAATGAGATCACCAGATATAATATGTACAACTCGTCCGCTATCCGTGGGGAGCCTGCAGCAGGATACAGCAGTGGTGAGGCGATCAAAATCATCCAGGAGGTGGCGGCCAAAACCTTGCCACACGGCTATGGTATTGACTGGGAAGGTCTTTCCAAAGATGAATCCGGCAGGGGAAATGAAGCACTCTACATCTTCCTGGTGGTGCTGTTCTTTGTATACCTGATCCTGGCGGCACAATATGAAAGTTTCGTATTGCCGTTGGCGGTAGTACTCTCGCTGCCGGCCGGGGTTTTCGGTTCCTTTTTGCTGCTTAAGGTAATGGGCTTGTCAAATGATATCTATGCCCAGGTGGGACTGATCATGCTGGTAGGTTTGCTGGGTAAGAACGCCGTACTGATCGTGGAGTTTGCTGCACAGCGTCATCGTGCAGGCGTGTCCGTATACCAGGCGGCCATAGAAGGTGCCCGCACCCGTTTCCGTCCGATATTAATGACCTCCCTCGCCTTTATCGCAGGCCTGATCCCGCTGGTGTTTGCTACCGGTCCGGGTGCTATCGGTAACCGTACCATCGGTGCGGCATCGCTGGGCGGAATGCTGATCGGAACGATGTTCGGGGTGGTCCTCATTCCGGGATTGTACTACATATTCGGCAGCATCGCCGCGAAACGCAAGCTCATTAAAGATGAGGACGAGAAACCGTTGACCGAACGCAAGATCATCATTCTGGAAGAAGATACCATTAACGCGAGAAACTGA
- a CDS encoding efflux RND transporter periplasmic adaptor subunit: MKRITMLMGLYALLCHTSCKSSKGEEKEADTRFLVTSPIKMDTSVTREYVCQIRSIRNIELRAQEKGYLQGIAVDEGQAVKTGQLLFRIMPKLYEAELAKAEAENKAAEIEVQNTQTLADKNVVSKNELALANAKLQKARAELSLAKVHLAFTEIRAPFDGIIDRLHLKLGSLVGDGDLLTTLSDNSRMWVYFNVSEPEYLDYQASLKSKGEVKVNLLMANKQVFKYPGVVETIEGEFNNETGNIAFRATFPNPDKLLRHGETGSILMNMPLKGALIIPQKATMEIMDKKYVFVVNKDNVVKLKPITISAEMPDLYVVKEGVSENDKILLEGLRKVKDNDKISFDYEEPAKVISHLQLPTE, from the coding sequence ATGAAAAGAATCACCATGCTCATGGGCTTGTATGCCTTGCTATGCCATACAAGTTGTAAATCATCAAAAGGAGAAGAAAAGGAAGCTGATACCAGGTTCCTGGTTACCAGTCCTATAAAAATGGATACTTCCGTTACCAGGGAGTATGTATGTCAGATACGTTCTATCCGAAACATTGAACTGAGGGCCCAGGAAAAGGGGTACCTGCAGGGTATTGCCGTAGATGAAGGCCAGGCCGTGAAAACAGGACAGCTGTTGTTCAGGATCATGCCTAAGCTCTATGAGGCTGAACTGGCCAAGGCAGAGGCTGAAAACAAGGCAGCAGAAATTGAAGTACAGAATACACAAACGCTGGCCGACAAAAATGTAGTATCCAAAAATGAACTGGCGCTGGCAAATGCCAAGCTGCAAAAGGCCAGGGCAGAACTCTCGCTGGCTAAAGTGCACCTGGCCTTCACCGAAATAAGAGCTCCCTTCGACGGTATCATCGACCGCCTCCATTTAAAACTGGGAAGCCTGGTAGGAGATGGAGATCTGCTGACCACCTTGTCTGACAACAGCCGCATGTGGGTGTACTTTAATGTTTCTGAACCTGAATACCTGGACTATCAGGCCAGCCTGAAGTCAAAAGGAGAAGTGAAGGTAAACCTGTTGATGGCGAATAAACAGGTGTTCAAATACCCTGGTGTAGTAGAGACCATTGAAGGCGAGTTTAATAATGAAACCGGCAACATCGCGTTCAGGGCTACTTTCCCTAATCCCGATAAACTGCTGAGACACGGGGAAACTGGTAGCATACTCATGAACATGCCGCTGAAAGGCGCGCTGATCATTCCTCAGAAAGCTACTATGGAAATCATGGACAAGAAATATGTTTTTGTAGTGAATAAAGATAATGTGGTGAAGTTAAAACCCATCACCATTAGTGCTGAAATGCCCGATCTGTATGTAGTGAAGGAAGGTGTATCTGAAAACGATAAAATATTGCTGGAGGGTTTACGGAAGGTGAAAGACAATGATAAGATCTCCTTTGACTATGAAGAACCAGCGAAGGTGATCTCCCATTTACAGTTACCAACGGAATAA
- a CDS encoding AraC family transcriptional regulator, which yields MQKIPVRYINEALKEPGFSGGFSMRTLEDFMEGQDMLQELHRHNFYYLLVLEKATGEHSIDFIPYPVKDDTIFFMRPGQIHQLFLKKSSRGYLMHFTEDFYAPAETGTRQVLRRISARNYFPMEQAQFRRLYQVLEIVHREYTEKQERYKQAIKSALDIVFLELLRQGGQQESPDERQEYMQKRLDELLELIEKHLPEHKQVAFYAAELHLSSYQLNAVTKTLLGKSCSALINDMIILEARRQLLATPNQVNQVAAMLGYEDISYFIRFFRKHTGFSPKSYRNNFR from the coding sequence ATGCAAAAAATTCCGGTTCGATATATCAACGAAGCACTGAAAGAACCCGGCTTCTCCGGTGGATTCAGCATGCGGACACTTGAAGACTTCATGGAAGGACAGGATATGCTGCAGGAACTGCACCGGCATAACTTTTACTACCTATTGGTACTGGAAAAAGCCACAGGCGAACACAGCATCGATTTCATACCATACCCTGTCAAAGATGATACAATATTTTTTATGCGGCCCGGGCAGATACATCAACTATTTCTGAAAAAGAGCAGCCGGGGTTACCTCATGCATTTTACGGAAGATTTCTACGCACCGGCTGAAACAGGCACCAGGCAAGTATTGCGGCGTATCAGTGCCAGGAACTATTTCCCTATGGAGCAAGCGCAATTCAGAAGGCTATACCAGGTGCTTGAAATAGTACACCGCGAATACACCGAAAAACAGGAACGTTATAAACAGGCGATAAAATCCGCGCTGGATATCGTCTTCCTGGAACTGCTGCGGCAGGGCGGACAGCAGGAATCCCCCGATGAACGTCAGGAATATATGCAGAAACGGTTAGATGAATTGCTGGAACTGATAGAAAAACATCTACCGGAGCACAAACAGGTTGCTTTCTATGCTGCGGAACTGCATCTCAGCAGCTACCAGCTGAATGCGGTCACCAAAACACTGCTGGGTAAAAGCTGCTCAGCACTCATCAATGACATGATTATTCTCGAAGCCCGCAGACAACTACTTGCCACTCCCAACCAGGTAAACCAGGTCGCCGCAATGCTCGGCTACGAAGACATTTCCTACTTCATACGCTTTTTCAGAAAGCATACCGGCTTCTCCCCTAAATCCTATCGCAACAACTTCAGATAA
- a CDS encoding class I SAM-dependent methyltransferase, which yields MQNMWDERYARQEFVYGKEPNEFFKLQLDHLPVGSILMPADGEGRNGVYAAVNGWTVTSCDLSLEGRNKALQLATERGVTLEYLVGDFETLSFPESEFDAAGLIFAHVQPNQKSLLFQQVDRCLKPGGYVIFEAYCKQHVKYQRLNPTAGGPKEEEHLYSAKELLQSFGHYNIQLLEETEVQQKEGIYHTGPGFVVRFVGRKPVL from the coding sequence ATGCAAAACATGTGGGATGAACGCTACGCGAGACAGGAATTCGTCTATGGCAAGGAGCCTAACGAGTTTTTTAAATTACAGCTTGACCATCTCCCCGTGGGATCCATATTGATGCCGGCCGATGGGGAAGGCCGCAATGGCGTGTACGCTGCTGTAAATGGCTGGACTGTTACGTCCTGCGATCTGAGCCTGGAAGGTCGCAACAAAGCCCTGCAACTGGCCACCGAAAGAGGCGTTACACTGGAATACCTGGTGGGCGACTTCGAGACGCTCAGTTTTCCGGAATCTGAGTTCGATGCCGCAGGGCTCATCTTTGCGCATGTTCAGCCGAATCAGAAATCACTTTTATTCCAGCAGGTAGACCGCTGCCTGAAGCCCGGAGGATACGTGATCTTCGAAGCATACTGTAAACAACATGTAAAGTACCAGCGACTAAACCCTACTGCTGGCGGGCCAAAGGAGGAGGAACACCTGTACTCCGCCAAAGAACTGCTGCAAAGCTTCGGACATTATAATATACAACTGCTGGAAGAAACAGAAGTACAGCAGAAGGAAGGCATTTATCATACCGGGCCTGGCTTTGTTGTGCGGTTTGTGGGCAGGAAGCCGGTTCTGTAA
- a CDS encoding RNA polymerase sigma factor, producing MDQQKVNNLLPHLFRQEYSRMTALLCRHFGLQHIEMAEDIASDTFLRASEHWALNGIPDNPAAWLYTVAKNKTRDYLRRISNFENRVKDSQRQDEVLSELDFEINSRIIEDSQLAMIFAVCNPLIAPESQICLALQVLCGFSVEEIANAFLARKETIKKRLLRARADLRNGNFQLNELNEHTIKSRLDTVLKTLYLLFNEGYFSKSDRQLIRRELCSEAVRLTLLLTGHESTNITQVQALLALMCYQSSRLEARLNANGEVILFDEQDRSLWDQSLIDRGNYHLINACNGEEVSKYHLEAAIAYWHTTPAGNTKWEQILQLYNQLIQIEYSPVVALNRVFAFSKVYGNQNAILEINKLNLTGHAYYHAMLGHLYIGIDSNKAVAYYERAIQLSESPMEKQVLLNEVARIA from the coding sequence TTGGATCAACAGAAGGTCAATAATCTATTACCACATTTGTTCCGGCAGGAATATAGCAGGATGACGGCATTGTTATGCCGTCATTTTGGATTGCAGCATATTGAAATGGCGGAGGATATTGCCAGCGATACATTCCTGCGGGCTTCCGAACACTGGGCGCTAAATGGCATTCCCGATAATCCTGCAGCCTGGTTATACACTGTAGCTAAAAATAAAACCAGGGATTATCTCCGGAGAATTTCCAATTTTGAAAATCGTGTAAAAGATAGTCAGCGGCAAGATGAAGTACTGTCTGAACTGGATTTTGAGATAAACAGCAGGATTATTGAAGATAGTCAACTTGCTATGATCTTTGCCGTATGTAACCCTTTAATCGCACCAGAAAGCCAGATATGCCTGGCACTACAGGTGCTATGCGGTTTTAGTGTGGAAGAAATAGCCAACGCATTTCTGGCCAGGAAAGAGACTATAAAAAAGAGGCTCTTGAGAGCCAGAGCTGATCTTCGCAACGGTAACTTCCAACTGAATGAACTAAATGAGCATACGATAAAATCCCGGTTGGATACAGTTTTGAAAACCCTATACCTATTGTTCAATGAGGGCTATTTTTCTAAATCAGATAGACAATTGATCCGTAGGGAGCTATGTTCAGAAGCAGTGAGGCTAACACTTCTGCTGACTGGTCATGAATCGACTAACATAACCCAGGTACAAGCTTTACTTGCCTTGATGTGCTACCAAAGCTCAAGACTGGAAGCAAGGTTAAATGCAAATGGTGAGGTTATCCTGTTTGATGAACAGGACCGAAGTCTGTGGGACCAATCGCTTATTGATAGAGGCAATTATCATCTGATCAACGCCTGCAACGGTGAAGAGGTCTCGAAATATCACCTGGAGGCGGCCATTGCCTATTGGCATACTACTCCTGCGGGTAATACCAAATGGGAACAAATATTACAGCTGTATAACCAGCTTATACAAATTGAATATTCGCCAGTAGTGGCATTGAACAGGGTTTTTGCATTCTCAAAGGTGTATGGAAATCAAAATGCCATTCTGGAAATAAATAAATTGAATTTAACAGGCCATGCGTACTACCATGCCATGTTAGGTCATCTTTATATTGGCATTGATAGCAACAAGGCTGTAGCGTACTATGAAAGAGCTATCCAACTTAGCGAGTCACCCATGGAGAAGCAGGTATTATTGAATGAAGTGGCGCGGATAGCATAG
- a CDS encoding YciI family protein: protein MTEFTLIFRLNDIADFKPSPEQMQERMSWLAGIAAQNKLADKGNTLLPTSGSAKTVKAVNVVIDGPYTEIKEFIVGYVIVKAEDIDEAVAMAKENPIFKIGGSVEVREILKRD from the coding sequence ATGACAGAATTTACATTAATATTTAGATTAAACGATATCGCCGATTTTAAACCATCTCCTGAACAGATGCAGGAACGTATGAGTTGGTTAGCCGGTATTGCCGCTCAGAATAAATTAGCAGACAAGGGAAACACGCTGCTACCAACTTCCGGAAGCGCAAAAACGGTGAAGGCTGTTAATGTGGTCATTGACGGGCCTTATACGGAAATCAAAGAGTTTATTGTTGGTTATGTGATTGTTAAAGCAGAAGATATAGATGAAGCGGTAGCAATGGCGAAAGAGAACCCGATCTTCAAAATTGGAGGATCTGTTGAAGTGAGGGAAATACTAAAACGGGATTAG
- a CDS encoding FMN-dependent NADH-azoreductase, with protein sequence MTKKTVLHIISSARESESYSKGLSSAIVDKLIRKHDIDAVIERNLTKELPPFLDGNLIGAFYKDPRSVNEKERRLLEYADSVVNDVSNADILVLGTPVHNLGMSALLKAWIDQLVRFGVTYCYDENGVRKGNLNGKKVYLAIASGGKLEYWPGDHEFIASHVSATFNAYVGITEVHTFRVEGTAVPGFQADYQKILENL encoded by the coding sequence ATGACAAAGAAGACAGTTTTGCACATTATTTCCAGTGCCCGGGAAAGCGAGTCATACAGTAAGGGCCTGAGTTCGGCTATTGTTGATAAATTAATCAGGAAGCATGATATTGATGCTGTAATTGAAAGGAATTTAACAAAGGAATTACCACCATTTCTTGACGGGAATTTGATCGGAGCTTTTTATAAGGACCCCCGGTCAGTAAATGAAAAGGAACGCCGATTGTTGGAATATGCCGATTCTGTGGTCAATGATGTAAGCAATGCAGATATTCTGGTACTTGGTACTCCCGTGCACAACCTGGGAATGTCGGCCTTACTAAAAGCCTGGATAGACCAACTGGTTCGCTTTGGCGTTACTTATTGTTATGATGAAAATGGCGTCAGAAAGGGTAACCTGAATGGCAAAAAAGTGTACCTGGCTATAGCCTCAGGCGGGAAACTGGAATATTGGCCTGGGGATCATGAGTTCATCGCCTCCCATGTCAGCGCCACGTTTAATGCGTATGTAGGAATTACAGAAGTTCATACATTCAGGGTAGAAGGAACAGCAGTGCCAGGTTTTCAGGCAGACTATCAAAAGATTTTAGAGAACTTGTAA